In Sorghum bicolor cultivar BTx623 chromosome 8, Sorghum_bicolor_NCBIv3, whole genome shotgun sequence, one genomic interval encodes:
- the LOC8066971 gene encoding ACT domain-containing protein ACR12, which yields MALAASHHGLLPVAPAPTATLTPSRGHLRFRAARPLRHRPARRICCQSINSANVLGASSKTSDEAVPVPVVQIDQDSDRDATIVQLSFGDRLGALLDTMKALKDLGLDVTKGSVTTDSAVTQTKFHIMRSGRKVEDPDMLERIRLTIINNLLQYHPESSEKLAMGEFFGIKPPEKKAVVDIATRIVIEDDGPKRSMLYIETADRPGLLLEIIKIIADTNVDVESAEIDTEGLVAKDKFHVSYRGAKLNSSLSQALINCLRYYLRRPETDEDSY from the exons ATGGCGCTCGCCGCCTCCCACCACGGCCTCCTGCCCGTCGCCCCCGCCCCCACCGCCACCCTTACCCCGTCGCGGGGTCACCTGCGCTTCCGCGCCGCGCGACCTCTGCGGCACCGACCCGCCCGGAG AATTTGTTGCCAATCTATCAACTCAGCTAATGTGTTGGGAGCTTCTTCAAAG ACATCTGATGAGGCAGTCCCAGTCCCAGTTGTCCAGATAGATCAAGATTCAGACCGTGATGCAACCATTGTGCAGCTAAGTTTTGGAGATCGTTTGGGGGCACTACTTGACACG ATGAAAGCACTCAAGGACCTTGGCCTTGATGTCACAAAAGGAAGTGTGACAACTGACTCAGCTGTCACACAAACAAAGTTCCACATCATGCGATC TGGACGCAAGGTTGAGGACCCTGACATGTTAGAAAGGATTCGGCTAACCATCATCAACAACCTTCTCCAGTATCATCCT GAATCAAGTGAGAAGTTAGCGATGGGTGAATTTTTTGGGATAAAGCCTCCTGAGAAGAAG GCTGTTGTCGATATTGCAACACGTATAGTTATTGAAGATGATGGACCAAAAAGAAG CATGCTTTACATAGAGACAGCCGATCGGCCTGGCCTACTTCTTGAGATAATCAAGATTATTGCGGACACAAATGTTGATGTGGAATCAGCTGAGATTGATACTGAA GGTTTGGTTGCAAAGGACAAGTTCCATGTAAGTTACAGAGGTGCAAAACTAAACAGCTCCTTATCTCAG GCGCTGATCAATTGTCTGCGTTATTACCTCCGAAGGCCTGAGACAGATGAAGACAGTTATTGA
- the LOC8066972 gene encoding transcription factor TGAL4 isoform X1, with translation MGDTSSSSHSRQDPCALGYGFHGAIANSIPANFFSDQDGGAYFGELEEAFMHQVASLARTQQAATTSIAHHGDIKPFPTAATVTAATTTARPPPTLDIFPAWPMRSLHTPKEGSNVTADSTDDSESSSKNNSNHSDQHGAAADMQSQFGQGSQQQQQQQLQHKNMATSFTPRTGKTPDPKTIRRLAQNREAARKSRLRKKAYIQQLESSKLKLAQIEQDMQRAHSQGIFLGGAPGANSSSVHFSHHPCPGAAMFDVEYARWLDDHGRRMAELHGALHAHLPDGDLRAIVDDTLTHHDELFQLKASAAKSDVFHLITGVWTTPAERCFLWMGGFRPSDLVKTLLPQLDPLTEQQLVGICNLQQSSQQAEEALSQGLDQLHQSLADTMAGGSLIDDTNMSFMGQMALALGKLSNLEGFVIQADNLRQQTLHQMHRILTVRQAARCFLAIGEYHNRLRALSSLWVSRPREILGADEGNCGEISIAAQASQSQFSSF, from the exons ATGGGAGATACTAGTAGTTCTAGCCATTCAAGGCAGGATCCCTGTGCTCTTGGCTATGGCTTCCATGGTGCCATCGCCAATTCCATTCCTGCAAACTTCTT CAGTGACCAAGACGGAGGTGCCTATTTTGGAGAGCTGGAAGAGGCTTTCATGCATCAGGTTGCCTCACTCGCAAGAACTCAACAAGCTGCAACTACCTCCATAGCTCATCATGGAGACATCAAGC CCTTTCCCACTGCTGCTACTGTCACAGCTGCAACGACTACAGCTAGGCCACCTCCTACACTGGACATCTTCCCAGCTTGGCCTATGAGGTCTCTTCACACACCCAAG GAGGGCTCAAATGTGACAGCAGACAGCACAGACGACTCGGAGAGCAGCAGCAAGAACAACAGCAACCACTCAGATCAGCACGGAGCAGCAGCAGACATGCAAAGCCAGTTTGGTCAAGgttcacagcagcagcagcagcagcagcttcagCACAAG AATATGGCTACTAGTTTCACCCCAAGGACTGGCAAGACTCCTGATCCAAAG ACAATCAGAAGGCTTGCGCAGAACCGAGAAGCTGCACGCAAAAGCCGGCTGCGAAAGAAG GCTTACATTCAGCAGCTTGAGAGCAGCAAACTGAAGCTTGCTCAGATAGAACAGGATATGCAGAGAGCACATTCCCAG GGCATCTTTCTAGGAGGAGCTCCAGGTGCAAACTCTAGCTCAG TCCACTTCTCTCACCATCCATGTCCAGGCGCCGCAATGTTCGACGTGGAGTACGCCCGTTGGCTGGATGACCACGGCCGGCGCATGGCCGAGCTGCACGGAGCTCTGCATGCGCACTTGCCAGATGGTGACCTCAGAGCCATCGTGGATGACACCCTGACCCACCACGATGAGCTGTTCCAGCTAAAGGCGTCGGCAGCCAAGTCTGACGTGTTCCACCTCATCACCGGGGTGTGGACGACCCCGGCTGAGCGGTGCTTCCTCTGGATGGGTGGATTCAGGCCATCGGATCTGGTCAAG ACGCTGCTGCCCCAGCTAGATCCCTTGACTGAGCAGCAACTGGTAGGCATATGCAACCTTCAACAGTCATCACAGCAGGCAGAGGAAGCTCTCTCCCAGGGCCTGGACCAGCTGCATCAGTCCCTAGCTGACACCATGGCCGGTGGATCTCTGATTGACGACACCAACATGAGCTTCATGGGTCAAATGGCCCTTGCCCTTGGCAAGCTGTCCAACCTTGAAGGTTTTGTGATACAG GCTGATAACTTGAGGCAGCAGACTCTTCATCAGATGCACCGGATTCTGACAGTTCGGCAGGCAGCTCGATGTTTCTTGGCCATTGGCGAGTACCACAACCGCCTCCGTGCCTTAAGCTCCCTCTGGGTTTCTCGGCCTCGAGA GATACTGGGTGCAGATGAAGGCAATTGTGGGGAGATAAGCATTGCGGCACAAGCATCTCAAAGCCAATTTTCATCCTTCTGA
- the LOC8066972 gene encoding transcription factor TGAL4 isoform X2, whose protein sequence is MGDTSSSSHSRQDPCALGYGFHGAIANSIPANFFDQDGGAYFGELEEAFMHQVASLARTQQAATTSIAHHGDIKPFPTAATVTAATTTARPPPTLDIFPAWPMRSLHTPKEGSNVTADSTDDSESSSKNNSNHSDQHGAAADMQSQFGQGSQQQQQQQLQHKNMATSFTPRTGKTPDPKTIRRLAQNREAARKSRLRKKAYIQQLESSKLKLAQIEQDMQRAHSQGIFLGGAPGANSSSVHFSHHPCPGAAMFDVEYARWLDDHGRRMAELHGALHAHLPDGDLRAIVDDTLTHHDELFQLKASAAKSDVFHLITGVWTTPAERCFLWMGGFRPSDLVKTLLPQLDPLTEQQLVGICNLQQSSQQAEEALSQGLDQLHQSLADTMAGGSLIDDTNMSFMGQMALALGKLSNLEGFVIQADNLRQQTLHQMHRILTVRQAARCFLAIGEYHNRLRALSSLWVSRPREILGADEGNCGEISIAAQASQSQFSSF, encoded by the exons ATGGGAGATACTAGTAGTTCTAGCCATTCAAGGCAGGATCCCTGTGCTCTTGGCTATGGCTTCCATGGTGCCATCGCCAATTCCATTCCTGCAAACTTCTT TGACCAAGACGGAGGTGCCTATTTTGGAGAGCTGGAAGAGGCTTTCATGCATCAGGTTGCCTCACTCGCAAGAACTCAACAAGCTGCAACTACCTCCATAGCTCATCATGGAGACATCAAGC CCTTTCCCACTGCTGCTACTGTCACAGCTGCAACGACTACAGCTAGGCCACCTCCTACACTGGACATCTTCCCAGCTTGGCCTATGAGGTCTCTTCACACACCCAAG GAGGGCTCAAATGTGACAGCAGACAGCACAGACGACTCGGAGAGCAGCAGCAAGAACAACAGCAACCACTCAGATCAGCACGGAGCAGCAGCAGACATGCAAAGCCAGTTTGGTCAAGgttcacagcagcagcagcagcagcagcttcagCACAAG AATATGGCTACTAGTTTCACCCCAAGGACTGGCAAGACTCCTGATCCAAAG ACAATCAGAAGGCTTGCGCAGAACCGAGAAGCTGCACGCAAAAGCCGGCTGCGAAAGAAG GCTTACATTCAGCAGCTTGAGAGCAGCAAACTGAAGCTTGCTCAGATAGAACAGGATATGCAGAGAGCACATTCCCAG GGCATCTTTCTAGGAGGAGCTCCAGGTGCAAACTCTAGCTCAG TCCACTTCTCTCACCATCCATGTCCAGGCGCCGCAATGTTCGACGTGGAGTACGCCCGTTGGCTGGATGACCACGGCCGGCGCATGGCCGAGCTGCACGGAGCTCTGCATGCGCACTTGCCAGATGGTGACCTCAGAGCCATCGTGGATGACACCCTGACCCACCACGATGAGCTGTTCCAGCTAAAGGCGTCGGCAGCCAAGTCTGACGTGTTCCACCTCATCACCGGGGTGTGGACGACCCCGGCTGAGCGGTGCTTCCTCTGGATGGGTGGATTCAGGCCATCGGATCTGGTCAAG ACGCTGCTGCCCCAGCTAGATCCCTTGACTGAGCAGCAACTGGTAGGCATATGCAACCTTCAACAGTCATCACAGCAGGCAGAGGAAGCTCTCTCCCAGGGCCTGGACCAGCTGCATCAGTCCCTAGCTGACACCATGGCCGGTGGATCTCTGATTGACGACACCAACATGAGCTTCATGGGTCAAATGGCCCTTGCCCTTGGCAAGCTGTCCAACCTTGAAGGTTTTGTGATACAG GCTGATAACTTGAGGCAGCAGACTCTTCATCAGATGCACCGGATTCTGACAGTTCGGCAGGCAGCTCGATGTTTCTTGGCCATTGGCGAGTACCACAACCGCCTCCGTGCCTTAAGCTCCCTCTGGGTTTCTCGGCCTCGAGA GATACTGGGTGCAGATGAAGGCAATTGTGGGGAGATAAGCATTGCGGCACAAGCATCTCAAAGCCAATTTTCATCCTTCTGA
- the LOC8066972 gene encoding transcription factor TGAL4 isoform X3 — protein MGDTSSSSHSRQDPCALGYGFHGAIANSIPANFFSDQDGGAYFGELEEAFMHQVASLARTQQAATTSIAHHGDIKPFPTAATVTAATTTARPPPTLDIFPAWPMRSLHTPKEGSNVTADSTDDSESSSKNNSNHSDQHGAAADMQSQFGQGSQQQQQQQLQHKNMATSFTPRTGKTPDPKTIRRLAQNREAARKSRLRKKAYIQQLESSKLKLAQIEQDMQRAHSQGIFLGGAPGANSSSGAAMFDVEYARWLDDHGRRMAELHGALHAHLPDGDLRAIVDDTLTHHDELFQLKASAAKSDVFHLITGVWTTPAERCFLWMGGFRPSDLVKTLLPQLDPLTEQQLVGICNLQQSSQQAEEALSQGLDQLHQSLADTMAGGSLIDDTNMSFMGQMALALGKLSNLEGFVIQADNLRQQTLHQMHRILTVRQAARCFLAIGEYHNRLRALSSLWVSRPREILGADEGNCGEISIAAQASQSQFSSF, from the exons ATGGGAGATACTAGTAGTTCTAGCCATTCAAGGCAGGATCCCTGTGCTCTTGGCTATGGCTTCCATGGTGCCATCGCCAATTCCATTCCTGCAAACTTCTT CAGTGACCAAGACGGAGGTGCCTATTTTGGAGAGCTGGAAGAGGCTTTCATGCATCAGGTTGCCTCACTCGCAAGAACTCAACAAGCTGCAACTACCTCCATAGCTCATCATGGAGACATCAAGC CCTTTCCCACTGCTGCTACTGTCACAGCTGCAACGACTACAGCTAGGCCACCTCCTACACTGGACATCTTCCCAGCTTGGCCTATGAGGTCTCTTCACACACCCAAG GAGGGCTCAAATGTGACAGCAGACAGCACAGACGACTCGGAGAGCAGCAGCAAGAACAACAGCAACCACTCAGATCAGCACGGAGCAGCAGCAGACATGCAAAGCCAGTTTGGTCAAGgttcacagcagcagcagcagcagcagcttcagCACAAG AATATGGCTACTAGTTTCACCCCAAGGACTGGCAAGACTCCTGATCCAAAG ACAATCAGAAGGCTTGCGCAGAACCGAGAAGCTGCACGCAAAAGCCGGCTGCGAAAGAAG GCTTACATTCAGCAGCTTGAGAGCAGCAAACTGAAGCTTGCTCAGATAGAACAGGATATGCAGAGAGCACATTCCCAG GGCATCTTTCTAGGAGGAGCTCCAGGTGCAAACTCTAGCTCAG GCGCCGCAATGTTCGACGTGGAGTACGCCCGTTGGCTGGATGACCACGGCCGGCGCATGGCCGAGCTGCACGGAGCTCTGCATGCGCACTTGCCAGATGGTGACCTCAGAGCCATCGTGGATGACACCCTGACCCACCACGATGAGCTGTTCCAGCTAAAGGCGTCGGCAGCCAAGTCTGACGTGTTCCACCTCATCACCGGGGTGTGGACGACCCCGGCTGAGCGGTGCTTCCTCTGGATGGGTGGATTCAGGCCATCGGATCTGGTCAAG ACGCTGCTGCCCCAGCTAGATCCCTTGACTGAGCAGCAACTGGTAGGCATATGCAACCTTCAACAGTCATCACAGCAGGCAGAGGAAGCTCTCTCCCAGGGCCTGGACCAGCTGCATCAGTCCCTAGCTGACACCATGGCCGGTGGATCTCTGATTGACGACACCAACATGAGCTTCATGGGTCAAATGGCCCTTGCCCTTGGCAAGCTGTCCAACCTTGAAGGTTTTGTGATACAG GCTGATAACTTGAGGCAGCAGACTCTTCATCAGATGCACCGGATTCTGACAGTTCGGCAGGCAGCTCGATGTTTCTTGGCCATTGGCGAGTACCACAACCGCCTCCGTGCCTTAAGCTCCCTCTGGGTTTCTCGGCCTCGAGA GATACTGGGTGCAGATGAAGGCAATTGTGGGGAGATAAGCATTGCGGCACAAGCATCTCAAAGCCAATTTTCATCCTTCTGA
- the LOC8066972 gene encoding transcription factor TGAL4 isoform X5, protein MHQVASLARTQQAATTSIAHHGDIKPFPTAATVTAATTTARPPPTLDIFPAWPMRSLHTPKEGSNVTADSTDDSESSSKNNSNHSDQHGAAADMQSQFGQGSQQQQQQQLQHKNMATSFTPRTGKTPDPKTIRRLAQNREAARKSRLRKKAYIQQLESSKLKLAQIEQDMQRAHSQGIFLGGAPGANSSSVHFSHHPCPGAAMFDVEYARWLDDHGRRMAELHGALHAHLPDGDLRAIVDDTLTHHDELFQLKASAAKSDVFHLITGVWTTPAERCFLWMGGFRPSDLVKTLLPQLDPLTEQQLVGICNLQQSSQQAEEALSQGLDQLHQSLADTMAGGSLIDDTNMSFMGQMALALGKLSNLEGFVIQADNLRQQTLHQMHRILTVRQAARCFLAIGEYHNRLRALSSLWVSRPREILGADEGNCGEISIAAQASQSQFSSF, encoded by the exons ATGCATCAGGTTGCCTCACTCGCAAGAACTCAACAAGCTGCAACTACCTCCATAGCTCATCATGGAGACATCAAGC CCTTTCCCACTGCTGCTACTGTCACAGCTGCAACGACTACAGCTAGGCCACCTCCTACACTGGACATCTTCCCAGCTTGGCCTATGAGGTCTCTTCACACACCCAAG GAGGGCTCAAATGTGACAGCAGACAGCACAGACGACTCGGAGAGCAGCAGCAAGAACAACAGCAACCACTCAGATCAGCACGGAGCAGCAGCAGACATGCAAAGCCAGTTTGGTCAAGgttcacagcagcagcagcagcagcagcttcagCACAAG AATATGGCTACTAGTTTCACCCCAAGGACTGGCAAGACTCCTGATCCAAAG ACAATCAGAAGGCTTGCGCAGAACCGAGAAGCTGCACGCAAAAGCCGGCTGCGAAAGAAG GCTTACATTCAGCAGCTTGAGAGCAGCAAACTGAAGCTTGCTCAGATAGAACAGGATATGCAGAGAGCACATTCCCAG GGCATCTTTCTAGGAGGAGCTCCAGGTGCAAACTCTAGCTCAG TCCACTTCTCTCACCATCCATGTCCAGGCGCCGCAATGTTCGACGTGGAGTACGCCCGTTGGCTGGATGACCACGGCCGGCGCATGGCCGAGCTGCACGGAGCTCTGCATGCGCACTTGCCAGATGGTGACCTCAGAGCCATCGTGGATGACACCCTGACCCACCACGATGAGCTGTTCCAGCTAAAGGCGTCGGCAGCCAAGTCTGACGTGTTCCACCTCATCACCGGGGTGTGGACGACCCCGGCTGAGCGGTGCTTCCTCTGGATGGGTGGATTCAGGCCATCGGATCTGGTCAAG ACGCTGCTGCCCCAGCTAGATCCCTTGACTGAGCAGCAACTGGTAGGCATATGCAACCTTCAACAGTCATCACAGCAGGCAGAGGAAGCTCTCTCCCAGGGCCTGGACCAGCTGCATCAGTCCCTAGCTGACACCATGGCCGGTGGATCTCTGATTGACGACACCAACATGAGCTTCATGGGTCAAATGGCCCTTGCCCTTGGCAAGCTGTCCAACCTTGAAGGTTTTGTGATACAG GCTGATAACTTGAGGCAGCAGACTCTTCATCAGATGCACCGGATTCTGACAGTTCGGCAGGCAGCTCGATGTTTCTTGGCCATTGGCGAGTACCACAACCGCCTCCGTGCCTTAAGCTCCCTCTGGGTTTCTCGGCCTCGAGA GATACTGGGTGCAGATGAAGGCAATTGTGGGGAGATAAGCATTGCGGCACAAGCATCTCAAAGCCAATTTTCATCCTTCTGA
- the LOC8066972 gene encoding transcription factor TGAL4 isoform X4, with the protein MGDTSSSSHSRQDPCALGYGFHGAIANSIPANFFDQDGGAYFGELEEAFMHQVASLARTQQAATTSIAHHGDIKPFPTAATVTAATTTARPPPTLDIFPAWPMRSLHTPKEGSNVTADSTDDSESSSKNNSNHSDQHGAAADMQSQFGQGSQQQQQQQLQHKNMATSFTPRTGKTPDPKTIRRLAQNREAARKSRLRKKAYIQQLESSKLKLAQIEQDMQRAHSQGIFLGGAPGANSSSGAAMFDVEYARWLDDHGRRMAELHGALHAHLPDGDLRAIVDDTLTHHDELFQLKASAAKSDVFHLITGVWTTPAERCFLWMGGFRPSDLVKTLLPQLDPLTEQQLVGICNLQQSSQQAEEALSQGLDQLHQSLADTMAGGSLIDDTNMSFMGQMALALGKLSNLEGFVIQADNLRQQTLHQMHRILTVRQAARCFLAIGEYHNRLRALSSLWVSRPREILGADEGNCGEISIAAQASQSQFSSF; encoded by the exons ATGGGAGATACTAGTAGTTCTAGCCATTCAAGGCAGGATCCCTGTGCTCTTGGCTATGGCTTCCATGGTGCCATCGCCAATTCCATTCCTGCAAACTTCTT TGACCAAGACGGAGGTGCCTATTTTGGAGAGCTGGAAGAGGCTTTCATGCATCAGGTTGCCTCACTCGCAAGAACTCAACAAGCTGCAACTACCTCCATAGCTCATCATGGAGACATCAAGC CCTTTCCCACTGCTGCTACTGTCACAGCTGCAACGACTACAGCTAGGCCACCTCCTACACTGGACATCTTCCCAGCTTGGCCTATGAGGTCTCTTCACACACCCAAG GAGGGCTCAAATGTGACAGCAGACAGCACAGACGACTCGGAGAGCAGCAGCAAGAACAACAGCAACCACTCAGATCAGCACGGAGCAGCAGCAGACATGCAAAGCCAGTTTGGTCAAGgttcacagcagcagcagcagcagcagcttcagCACAAG AATATGGCTACTAGTTTCACCCCAAGGACTGGCAAGACTCCTGATCCAAAG ACAATCAGAAGGCTTGCGCAGAACCGAGAAGCTGCACGCAAAAGCCGGCTGCGAAAGAAG GCTTACATTCAGCAGCTTGAGAGCAGCAAACTGAAGCTTGCTCAGATAGAACAGGATATGCAGAGAGCACATTCCCAG GGCATCTTTCTAGGAGGAGCTCCAGGTGCAAACTCTAGCTCAG GCGCCGCAATGTTCGACGTGGAGTACGCCCGTTGGCTGGATGACCACGGCCGGCGCATGGCCGAGCTGCACGGAGCTCTGCATGCGCACTTGCCAGATGGTGACCTCAGAGCCATCGTGGATGACACCCTGACCCACCACGATGAGCTGTTCCAGCTAAAGGCGTCGGCAGCCAAGTCTGACGTGTTCCACCTCATCACCGGGGTGTGGACGACCCCGGCTGAGCGGTGCTTCCTCTGGATGGGTGGATTCAGGCCATCGGATCTGGTCAAG ACGCTGCTGCCCCAGCTAGATCCCTTGACTGAGCAGCAACTGGTAGGCATATGCAACCTTCAACAGTCATCACAGCAGGCAGAGGAAGCTCTCTCCCAGGGCCTGGACCAGCTGCATCAGTCCCTAGCTGACACCATGGCCGGTGGATCTCTGATTGACGACACCAACATGAGCTTCATGGGTCAAATGGCCCTTGCCCTTGGCAAGCTGTCCAACCTTGAAGGTTTTGTGATACAG GCTGATAACTTGAGGCAGCAGACTCTTCATCAGATGCACCGGATTCTGACAGTTCGGCAGGCAGCTCGATGTTTCTTGGCCATTGGCGAGTACCACAACCGCCTCCGTGCCTTAAGCTCCCTCTGGGTTTCTCGGCCTCGAGA GATACTGGGTGCAGATGAAGGCAATTGTGGGGAGATAAGCATTGCGGCACAAGCATCTCAAAGCCAATTTTCATCCTTCTGA
- the LOC8066974 gene encoding uncharacterized protein LOC8066974 — protein sequence MGNCLVIHYRKEMKIMSVDYGSSQVFRVQPSPSRLMKVQDDDSLGEPLPAASVLPVKKAPAGTVRVKLVISKRELKRMLDKEEGMSLDDVVSVSLMRKEASDREQVEYCSGGWRPALETIPEGSDVV from the coding sequence ATGGGGAACTGCCTGGTGATTCATTACAGGAAGGAGATGAAGATCATGAGCGTGGATTATGGCAGCAGCCAAGTCTTCAGGGTGCAGCCATCCCCCAGCAGATTGATGAAGGTTCAAGACGACGACTCCCTCGGCGAGCCCCTGCCGGCGGCGAGCGTTCTTCCGGTGAAGAAGGCGCCGGCGGGCACCGTCAGGGTGAAGCTGGTGATCAGCAAGCGGGAGCTCAAGAGGATGCTCGACAAGGAAGAAGGCATGTCGCTGGACGACGTGGTGTCTGTGTCTCTCATGCGCAAAGAGGCGAGTGATCGTGAACAGGTCGAGTACTGCTCCGGAGGGTGGCGGCCTGCGCTGGAGACCATACCAGAGGGCAGCGATGTAGTATAG
- the LOC8066975 gene encoding uncharacterized protein LOC8066975 has product MAASGDHVGGDPPESMQLRLGDDIAWSEINGVYDRDDSLKENTNPKSVFKNHPGAVSGGSSQRFSGNLKPTAAPIIGLSRKLGGSVRRHQHPPAMFPKKAKTGGGGRAPKAAVPEPGSPKVSCIGKVLSDRERARLGHRPPRGGARAPGCCGGLGLLMRRSRSRHSGVVECVDQSPPFPPLADVAPRRREVEAEEEEEEEVTVAEPALAPGLGGVRRFASGRRAAEWAAQMEDDGHVARSGPL; this is encoded by the coding sequence ATGGCCGCCTCTGGGGACCACGTCGGCGGCGACCCGCCGGAGTCGATGCAGCTGCGCCTGGGCGACGACATCGCGTGGTCGGAGATCAACGGCGTGTACGACCGCGACGACTCGCTCAAGGAGAACACCAACCCCAAGTCCGTCTTCAAGAACCACCCCGGCGCCGTCTCCGGCGGGTCCTCGCAGCGGTTCTCGGGCAACCTGAAGCCGACGGCGGCGCCCATCATCGGGCTGTCGAGGAAGCTGGGCGGGTCCGTGCGGCGGCACCAGCACCCGCCGGCCATGTTCCCCAAGAAAGCCaagaccggcggcggcgggcgcgcgCCCAAGGCTGCCGTGCCCGAGCCCGGGTCCCCCAAGGTGTCCTGCATCGGCAAGGTGCTCTCGGACCGCGAGCGCGCGCGCCTCGGCCACCGCCCGCCGCGCGGCGGCGCGAGGGCCCCCGGGTGCTGCGGCGGGCTCGGCCTCCTCATGCGCCGCAGCCGGTCCAGGCACAGCGGcgtcgtcgagtgcgtcgaccagtccccgccGTTCCCGCCCCTGGCGGACGTGGCGCCGAGGCGGAgggaggtggaggcggaggaggaggaggaggaggaggtgacggTTGCGGAGCCGGCGCTGGCGCCGGGGCTGGGAGGCGTGCGGCGGTTCGCGTCGGGGAGGCGGGCGGCGGAGTGGGCGGCCCAGATGGAGGACGACGGACACGTGGCGAGATCTGGGCCGTTGTAG